The Zymobacter palmae DNA window GAAGGTGCGCGCACAATGCTGTCGCTGGCCATGTGGATGGCTATCGTGGCAATGCCTATCCAGATTGTTGCTGGTGACTTGCACGGCTTGAATACGCTGCACCATCAGCCTGCCAAGTTGGCTGCTATGGAAGGTTATTGGGGGCCTGAAGCGGGCAAGGAAGGTGATGGTGTGCCCCTGACGCTGTTCGCATTGCCGAATATGGCGGAAGGCAAAAACGACTTTGCCATTGAGGTTCCGCATGTTGCCAGTTTGTACCTGACGCATAGCTGGAGTGGCCAGATTCAAGGGCTGAGTGAATTCAAGGATGAAATCCCTGACGTTCCCCTGGTCTTCTGGTCTTTCCGCGTCATGGTCGGGCTTGGCATGCTTATGCTGTTGTTGAGCATGGTGGGGGCGCTGCTGCGCTGGCGTGGCAGACTTTATGATCAGAAGCTCTTCCATCGTGTACTGATGTGCCTGTCTCCTGTTGGCTTTGTTGCACTTGTCGCAGGGTGGGTCACTACCGAAGCTGGGCGCCAGCCGTGGGTCATTTATGGGTTGCTGAAAACGCGTGATGCGGCTTCCTATCTTGGTGCGGGCAGCCTGACGATAAGTCTGCTGGCCTTTTTGGTGGTCTATGCCGTCATATTCAGTATCGGTATCTACTACATGCTGCAGTTGATTCGTAAAGAACCGACTGCGCCGTTGCCGCAAGGTGGGCCGGGCGAAGAGCGTCACCCGAAGCGTCCCATGTCCGCAACCTCTGAAAGCATCGACGGTTGAGGCGAGGAGAATGAACATGTTCGAGCAAATGTCGGCATTGCCCATCGCATGGCTAGCCATCATTGGGTTGGCCATTGCCATGTATGTCGTTCTGGACGGCTTTACGTTGGGAATCGGTATTCTTTTCCCTTTCTTCAAAGGAAAAGAAGATCGTGATGTCATGATGGGAACAGCATCGCCCGTATGGGATGGTAACCAGACGTGGATGATTCTGGCGGGTGCTGGCCTGTACGGCGCTTTCCCGCTGGTGTATGCCACGGTGCTTCCTGCATTGTATCTGCCGCTGGTCTTGATGCTGCTGGCGTTGATCTTCCGTGGTATTGCGTTTGAGTTTCGCGCTAAGTCCACCCGATATCGCCATATGTTTGATATGGCGTTCTCCTGCGGGGCCATCATCGCTACCTTCGCTGAAGGTATCGTACTGGGCGGTATCATTCACGGACTGAACGTCGATTTGGATCAGCGTCACTTTGCAGGGGGCGTACTGGACTGGCTGACGCCTTTTTCTGTATTCACTGGGTTGGCACTTATTTGTGGTTACGCGCTACTGGGCGCTTCCTGGATGGTGGTCAAGACGGAAGGCGCTATTCAACGTCGTGCCTACAATTTCGTTCGTCCTTTGAGTCTGTTGGTGTTGTTGGCAATGGCAGTCGTCGCTGTATGGACGCCTATCCATAACGTGCAGGTCTTCGAGCGTTGGTCTACCGTGCCGGGAGCCGTGCTGATGGTTGTGTTGGCGATTATTGCCATCGCGCTCTGCCTGAGCATTATCTCTGGTATCAGCAAGCGCAAAGAGCGTTCCATTTTTGCCAAGGTGATCGGTTTGTTCTTGGTGGGGTTGGCAGGCCTGCTTGTCAGCTTCTTCCCGGTAATCATTCCGCCGTATATCACTATCTTCCAGGCGGCCTCCAGCGAGAAAAGCCAGTTCTTCCTGATCGTGGGATATCTGGTCATCATTCCCTTGGTGCTGGGGTACACTGTGTATAGCTACTATGTGTTCCGCGGCAAGGTGCGTGCTGAGAATCTATCGCACTACTGATCGGCAATGAAACGCTGATGGGCCCGGCTTCTAGGTAGAGAAGCCGGGCTTTTTTGTTCACATGGAGTGTCGTTGATTTGCGAAACGGGATATAGAGTGGAATGTCGTACTGCGCTACTCATTGATTTGGGATGTCATAGCAAGGGTATGAGTATGAATAAACGAAAGGCTGTGCCTGAGTAAGGCGGCATTGAAGAAGGCAGTGTGTCATGGATTTTCGAGAATTGATCCGATTGATGAGCGATGGTGCCTTTCATTCAGGGGAGCAGCTAGGCGAAGTGCTGGGCGTTTCACGCACGGCTATCTGGAAGCAGCTTCGCAAGCTGGAAGCACTGGGTATACAGGTAGAAGGCATTCGAGGGCAAGGGTATCGTCTTGCGCAGCCCATAGAGCTGCTTGATGGTGCTCGGATCGTCAGCCACTTGACGGCACCTGCTCGACAAGGGTTGTCGCGATTGTTCGTCGAGATGTCGCTGGATTCAACCAACAGTTTCATTCTGCGCCGCTTTTCTCAAAAAGCAGGGCATGGTGAGGTGTGCCTTGCAGAGATGCAGGTGAGTGGCCGAGGGCGTCGTGGTCGCCAATGGGTTGCCAGTCTGGGGCAGGGACTATGCGTATCGCTGGGATGGCGTTTCGATACGTCAGCCTCGCATCTTGAGGGGTTGAGCTTGGCCATTGGTGTTGAAGTCGCTCAGATGCTGGAGTCTATGAGTGTGCCTGTGCGCTTGAAGTGGCCCAACGATCTATTGGTAATGCGTGACGATGGCGTGCTATGTAAGCTCGGTGGGGTTCTTGTCGAGTTGCGAGGAGATGTAAATGGGCCGTGCGAAGTGGTTGCCGGCCTAGGGTTGAACGTAAATGAGACGCCGACTCTTGAAGAGTTGCCTCAGCCGGTGACGTCTATTGCTACGCACGCCGGGACGGTATCGCGCAACGAGATTGCAGCAAATCTCATTTCGCGCTTACTGGCAATGTTCGAGCGTTTCGAGCGAGAAGGGTTTGCCCCGTGGCGCGATGAGTGGAATCGCTACCATGCCTATCGCGATATGGACGTCGATATCGTGCAAGGCGTTCAGCAGTGGCAAGGGCGTGCCCTGAACGTGGATGGCAATGGTAATCTGGAAGTGATGCGCGACGGTCGGCTGCAGAAGCTGTCCGGTGGCGAGATCAGTATACGGAAATACTCATGATTCTTGACCTTGATATAGGCAATACGCTGTCCAAATGGCGCTTGAAGGAGCGCAGCAGTAACCAGATAAAAGCGCGTGGTGCGGTATGGACGCATGAGGAGTGGCGGCCAGGTGAGGACATACCTGACCTGGGTATCGTGGAGGTGGTGCGCATCTCTAACGTGGCACGCAGTGAAGTACTGATAGAGACCGTTGGTATGCTGAGCAAGCGTGTCATGTCGGTACACGTTGCGCGCTCTGAGTCGGAAGCGTTGGGAGTGCGTAACGGTTACGAGCACCCCGGATTGCTGGGCGTTGATCGTTGGCTGGGAGTGCTGGCAGGGTATCGTCTCAGCCAAGGATGTGTAGTGGTCGACTGCGGGAGTGCCATTACAATGGATATCGTTTTACCGGGGGGAGAGCATCTGGGAGGGTACATATTGCCTGGGCTACGCCTGATGAAAGAAAGCCTGCGTCTGAATACGCGCAATGTGCCGATTGACCCTGATAGTGAGCCTGCCACTCTGCGAGTGCCCGGAAAGAAAACGCTTGATGCCGTAGGGCATGGTGTCTACATGACGGCGGTCAGTACGATCGATCGATTGTACGCCGAAGCGTGCGATCGCTATGGCGCAGTGCTGCCTTTGTTCGTTACCGGGGGGGATTCCGAAATTATCGCGCGCGGTTTGAAGATGCCTCATGCGGTATGGCGTGACATGGTTTACGGTGGTTTGGAAGCATTATTTCCTGTCACGCAAAATGAATGTAACGGCCAGATGACGGGGGCTCCCGTTGTACCGCCGGTTGAAAGCTTAGAATGGCTGCGAAAAGGGCTTGCTTTTTCTAGCCTGCTTTGAAATAATGCGCCGCGTTGAAGAGCAGGGGCTAACCCCTTGTCAGACAAGCTTTTGAGTTGTATAAAGAGTTTGGCGCATTGACAAATATGCTCTAGAGTGTCAGAATATGGCGCTTGTAATGGAGAGGTTCCCGAGTGGCCAAAGGGAGCAGACTGTAAATCTGCCGCGAAAGCTTCGAAGGTTCGAATCCTTCCCTCTCCACCAATTGCTGAACAGTGCAGAAGCGCGGTGTTCATGCGGGCATGGTACAATGGTAGAACCTCAGCCTTCCAAGCTGATGATGCGGGTTCGATTCCCGCTGCCCGCTCCATGGTTAGGCTCATGTAGCTCAGGGGTAGAGCACACCCTTGGTAAGGGTGAGGTCGACGGTTCAAATCCGTCCATGAGCTCCATTATCAAAGAAGGGAATGATCGGTTGGTCATTCCTTTTTTTGTCAACGCGATAAGGCGTTTGATTGGCATGAACTTGCCAAATGTCATCGTCTTGGCTAACATGCCCTCGTTCGCGCATGCATCTGGGGCCTATCCAGTTGCAGGCAACAGTTAATCTGTTGTGTCGATACAGGCCAGTAGCTCAATTGGCAGAGCAGCGGTCTCCAAAACCGCAGGTTGGGGGTTCGATTCCCTCCTGGCCTGCCAACCTTCCCCAGGTTGGTGTGTGTTAGCCGGTAGTCAATCGGCTTTTTCATTTTTCAAGTTGTCGCCACGCCAGGAGTTTATCCCATGAAAAAGAATACCGGGGTGCAGGCGGCGTCGCGCTTCGATGCCGTAAAATGGCTTGTCGCTATTCTTCTGATAGCATTGGCTGTGGTCGGCAACGCGTTGTTCGATACCCAACCCCTCCCTTATCGTATTCTTGGCGTCATCATCGTAGCTGGGCTTGGTCTTGCTGCGGGATTTTCCACGTCTAAAGGTCACGCTCTGATTGAGCTTGGACGTAATGCCAAGAAAGAAATTCAGCGTGTCGTGTGGCCAACGCGTCAGGAAACGACTCAGACTACCGTAATCGTCATAGCAGCTGTATTCATCGTTGGGCTGTTCCTCTGGCTCATCGATACGCTTCTGGGCTACGGTGTTTTCTATATCGTGAATCGTTAGGAGATCGCACAGTATGGCCATGCGTTGGTACGTCGTTCACGCTTATTCCGGCTTCGAAAAGCAGGTACTGCGCTCATTGAAAGAGCGTGTCCGTCTCCATGAGATGGAAGATCAGTTCGGTGAAATTCTGGTGCCGACCGAAGAAGTCGTTGAAATGCGCGACGGCAAACGTCGCAAGAGTGAGCGCAAGTTCTATCCTGGCTATGTGCTGGTCGAGATGGATATGAACGATGCTACATGGCACTTGGTGAATGAAACGCCGCGTGTCATGGGCTTCATTGGCGGTACGCCTGAAAAACCGGCGCCCATTACTCAGCGTGAAGCAGAAGCCATTCTGCGTCGCGTGCAGGATGGTTCTGATAAGCCGCGTCCGAAGACTGTCTTCGATGCGGGTGAAACCGTTCGTGTCATCGATGGGCCGTTTGCTGACTTCAATGGTGTTGTTGAAGAAGTGAACTATGAGAAGAGTCGCTTGCAAGTGAGCGTGCTGATCTTCGGCCGCGCTACGCCAGTCGAGCTGGAATTCTCTCAGGTCGTCAAAGAGTAACTCTCTTCAGAATAAACAGTGTCTTGCTGTAATGGCGGGGCACTTTTTGAGCGCGCACTGCAAAGGGCGCGCGTCATTGTATGGGGAGCCGCTTGTCGGCGTTATCACCCAAAGGAGAAGGTAATGGCCAAGAAGGTTCAGGCATATATCAAGCTGCAGGTTGCAGCAGGTAAAGCTAACCCGAGTCCTCCCGTAGGTCCGGCTCTGGGTCAGCACGGCGTAAACATCATGGAATTCTGCAAGGCGTTCAACGCTCAGACTCAAGGCATTGAGCCGGGTCTGCCGACGCCTGTAGTTATTACCGTTTATTCCGACCGCAGCTTCACTTTCATCACCAAGACTCCGCCTGCGGCAGTCCTGCTGAAGAAAGCGGCTGGCATCAAGTCCGGTTCTGGTGAGCCGAACAAGAAGAAAGTCGGTACGGTTACGCGTGCACAGCTCGAAGAGATTGCTCGCACCAAGGAACCCGACATGACTGCTGGCGACCTCGAAGCAGCGGTTCGCTGCATCGCAGGTACTGCGCGCAGCATGGGTCTGAATGTGGAGGGTCTCTGAGATGGCAAAGCTGACTAAACGTATGAAGGCTATCCGCGAAAAAGTGGATGCCAACAAACAGTACAGCGTTGAAGAAGCTGTTGCGCTTCTGGCCGAGCTGTCCAGCGTCAAATTCAAGGAATCTGTCGACGTGGCAGTAAACCTTGGCGTTGACCCGCGTAAATCCGATCAGGTTGTCCGTGGTGCTACGGTCATGCCTAACGGTACTGGTAAAGACGTTCGCGTTGCTGTGTTCGCACAGGGCGCAGCGGCTGACGCTGCTCGTGAAGCCGGCGCTGAGATCGTGGGTATGGACGACCTGGCTGCAGAAATCAAAGGCGGCAAAATGGACTTCGACGTCGTTATCGCTGCTCCGGATGCGATGCGTGTCGTTGGTCAATTGGGTCAGATCCTCGGTCCGCGTGGCCTGATGCCGAACCCGAAAGTCGGTACTGTTACTCCTGATGTTGCTGGCGCTGTCAAAAACGCCAAGGCTGGTCAGGTTCGTTTCCGTACTGACAAAAACGGTATCATTCACACTACCGTTGGTAAGGTCGACTTCGCTGCGGATGCCATCAAAGGCAACGTTGAAGCACTACTGGCTGACCTGAAAAAACTCAAGCCGAGTTCTTCTAAAGGTATTTACCTTCAGAAAGTTACCCTGTCTACGACAATGGGTCCGGGCTTGACAATCGACACTTCCAGTCTCTCATGATTGGTCGCAGAGAGCGAATGATGTATACTAACCGTTCTCTGCGTTTGGTATCGATCTGCTTTGCGGTTCCCGTGCAGTTGCCCGGGTGCCGTCAAAGACCGCAGGTGTCTGGTACTTAATGCCTTTTAGGCGCCTGCGCAGATGGTGGGCCATGTCTTTTTGATGTGGCCCTCCCCGGTTCATGACCGTCTTCTGGCGGCATGAAAAAGCAACTCCAGGCGATTTTGCATGTAAGAATCGTTCTGGCACGAAGGAGTAATGACAGTGGCATTAGGTCTTGAAGGCAAGAAGGCCATCGTTGCCGAAGTCAACGAGGCTGCCAAAGCTGCGCTCTCCGTCGTCGTTGCTGACTCTCGTGGTGTAACTGTTGACGCAATGACTTCTCTGCGTAAACAGGCTCGCGAGAACGGTGTTGTTCTGCGTGTTGTTCGTAACACGCTGGCTCGCCGTGCGCTTGAAGGTACTGCTTATGAGTGCCTGAATGAAGCGTTCGTTGGCCCGACACTCCTGGCGTTCTCTACTGATCATCCGGGCGCTGGCGCTCGTTTGTTCAAAGAATTCGCCAAGAGCCAGGAAGCGTTTGAAGTTAAGGCGCTGGCTTATGAAGGTGAGCTGATCCCGGCTGCTGATCTTGATCGTCTGGCAACTCTGCCGACGATGGACGAAGCACTGGCGAAACTGCTGTCCGTCATGAAAGAAGCTTCTGCTGGCAAGCTGGCTCGTACGTTTGCTGCGCTGCGTGACAAAAAACAGGAAGAAGAAGCGGCTGCCTAATCCGGCCGTCTGTATTCTTGCTGTGAATTGAAACGCTTTTTACTTGATCGAGCACGCACGGTGCTCCGCAAAGTCTAGGAATTTTTAAGATGGCTCTTAGCAAAGACGATATCATCAACGCTGTTGCTGAAATGACTGTCATGGAAGTAGCTGAACTGGTTACTGCCATGGAAGAAAAATTCGGTGTTTCTGCTGCAGCTGCAGTAGTTGCTGGCCCGGCGGCCGGTGGCGAAGCTGCTGAAGAAAAAACTGAATTCGACCTCGTTCTGACTGACGCTGGTGAGAAGAAAGTTAACACCATCAAAGCCGTTCGTGAAATCACTGGCCTGGGTCTGAAAGAAGCCAAAGCTGCCGTTGACGGCGCTCCGGCTACTCTGAAAGAAGCTATGCCGAAAGACGAAGCTGAAGCAGCTGTTAAGAAGCTGGTAGAAGCTGGCGCCAAAGCAGAGCTCAAGTAAGCTCATGCATAGCGCCTCGTACGCTGTCTAAACTGCGTACACGGCTGGTGACGGAAATCCGTCGCCAGCCTTTTTCTGTTGCTAGTAACTGTGTTGATTATGCAGCTCTGGCCGGAAAATAGGCTATCAGGATGCATCGGGCAGGGCCTTCAGCTGACCTGTCCCTTCCGCCTCGCTGAAAACAGCATCATTGTCGAGTCTACACGTCAATCGTGCTGTCAGTAATCAGTAATAAGCTGACCTTACACTTTACAACGGCGAGTCGTTCAGGAACTGAAGACTTGCCGTTGGCGCCTGTCGGGGCCACGTACTGCCAACGAGTACCGACTGCGCCGGTCACTCATGGTGAACAAGCTGGGGAATACAGATGGCTTACTCATACACTGAGAAAAAACGCATCCGCAAGGATTTCGGCAAACTGCCCCAAGTGTTGGATGTGCCTTATTTGCTGGCCATTCAGCTTGATTCCTATCACGATTTCCTCCAGCAGGACCTGCCGGCCGCATCGCGTCGCGAAACAGGCCTGCATGCTGCGTTCAATTCCGTATTCCCGATCGAGAGCTTCTCCGGCAATGCGGTACTTGAATACGTTAGCTATCGTTTCGGAACCCCTGCCTTCGACGTGAAGGAATGCCAGCTCCGCGGTGTCACTTATTCCGCACCGCTGCGCGTAAAAGTACGCCTGGTGATCTTTGACAAGGAATCCGCCAACAAAGCGGTCAAAGACATCAAGGAGCAGGAAGTCTACATGGGGGAAATTCCCCTGATGACGGACAACGGTACCTTTATCATCAACGGTACTGAACGCGTCATCGTTTCCCAGCTTCACCGCAGCCCGGGTGTGTTCTTCGATCACGATAAAGGCAAAAGCCACTCTTCTGGCAAGCTGCTTTATTCTGCTCGAATCATTCCTTACCGCGGCTCTTGGCTCGACTTCGAGTTCGATCCGCGTGACAACGTCTTCGTTCGTATCGACCGTCGCCGCAAACTGCCGGCAACTGTTCTGCTGCGCGCGCTGGGCATGTCTCAGGAAGAGATCCTCGGCAAGTTCTTCGATACTAGCGTCTTCCATATCGAAAACAACGGTTTCTCTGTTGAGCTGGTACCGGCACGCCTGCGCGGTGAAACGGCATCTTTCGAAATTCGTGATGCTGATCTGAATGTGATTGTCGAAGAAGGCCGTCGCATCACCCAGAAACACATCCGTCAGATGGAAAAAGCCAATATCACGCGTCTGCGTGTGCCGATGGAATACCTGTTCGGCAAAGTATTGGCTCACGATCAGATCAATCCGGATACGGGTGAGCTGATCTTCGAATGTAATACCGAAATTACGCCTGAAGTTATCGAAGCACTGGGCAAAGCCGGCATTACGCGTATCGAAACGCTTTACACCAACGATCTGGATGCGGGTTCATTCATCTCCGATACGTTGAAAGTCGATACGTCCAGCTCTCAGCTGGAGGCGCTGGTCGAAATCTACCGTATGATGCGTCCGGGCGAGCCGCCCACCAAGGATGCCGCAGAAACGTTGTTCAACAACCTGTTCTTCTCGGAAGACCGCTACGATCTGTCTGCTGTCGGCCGCATGAAGTTCAACCGTCGTCTGCGCCGTGATAGCGACGAAGGCCCCGGTATCCTGACGCACGACGATATCATCGACGTGCTGAAAGAGCTGATCAACATCCGTAACGGCTACGGTGAAGTGGATGATATCGACCACTTGGGTAACCGTCGTATCCGTAGCGTCGGTGAAATGGCAGAGAACCAGTTCCGTGTAGGTCTGGTGCGCGTTGAACGCGCCGTCAAGGAACGTCTGTCCATGGCCGAAAGCGAAGGCCTGATGCCGCAGGATCTGATCAACGCTAAGCCGGTCGCTGCTGCCGTCAAAGAATTCTTTGGCTCCAGCCAGCTGTCCCAGTTCATGGACCAGAACAACCCGCTGTCCGAGGTTACGCACAAACGTCGCGTATCCGCACTTGGGCCGGGTGGTCTGACACGTGAACGCGCAGGCTTCGAAGTGCGTGACGTACACGTCACCCACTATGGTCGTCTCTGTCCGATCGAAACGCCTGAAGGTCCGAACATCGGTCTGATCAACTCTCTGGCCACCTATAGCCGTACCAACAGCTATGGCTTCCTAGAGACGCCTTATCGCAAGGTCGTTGATCAGAAAGTGACAGACGAAGTTGTTCATCTGTCCGCCATTGAAGAGGGCGATTTCGTTATCGCTCAGGCTTCTGCTGGCGTCGACGAAGAAGGCCGTCTGTGTGATGACTTGGTTCAGGTGCGTCATAAAGGTGAAACCACTTTTATGTCTCCTGAAAAAGTTACCCTGATGGACGTGTCTCCGCGTCAGGTCGTTTCTGTAGCTGCAGCATTGATTCCGTTCCTTGAGCACGATGACGCTAACCGTGCACTTATGGGATCGAACATGCAGCGTCAGGCAGTTCCGACGCTGAAGTCCGACAAACCACTGGTCGGTACCGGTATGGAACGCTTCGTTGCGCGTGACTCCGGTGTCTGCGCTGTTGCGCGCCGCGGTGGTAAAGTCGACTCCGTTGACGCCAAGCGTATCGTTATTCGTGTGAACGAAGACGAGATCGTGGGTGGTGAAGCGGGTGTTGATATTTACAACCTGACTAAATACGTTCGTTCTAACCAGAACACCTGCCAGAACCAACGTCCGATCGTACAGCCGGGCGACATGATTTCTCGCGGTGACATTCTGGCCGACGGTACGTCCGTTGATATGGGTGATCTGGCGCTGGGTCAGAACATGCGTATCGCGTTCATGCCGTGGAACGGGTTCAACTTCGAAGACTCCATGCTCATCTCTGAGCGTGTCGTTCAGGATGACCGTTTCACTACGGTACATATCCAGGAGCTGACTTGCGTA harbors:
- a CDS encoding cytochrome ubiquinol oxidase subunit I produces the protein MFGLDAIDLARFQFAFTVSFHIVFPALSIGLASFLVALEALWLKTGRDVYHQLYRFWIRIFAVAFGLGVVTGVVMAYEFGTNWSGFAEKGGDITGVLLTYEVLTAFFMEAGFLGIMLFGEQRVSRSVHFFATFMVALGTLISATWILVSNSWMQTPSGYEVVNGRFLPADWLQVIFNPSFPYRFVHMVMAAYICVAFLVAGVGAYHLLRDRKNEGARTMLSLAMWMAIVAMPIQIVAGDLHGLNTLHHQPAKLAAMEGYWGPEAGKEGDGVPLTLFALPNMAEGKNDFAIEVPHVASLYLTHSWSGQIQGLSEFKDEIPDVPLVFWSFRVMVGLGMLMLLLSMVGALLRWRGRLYDQKLFHRVLMCLSPVGFVALVAGWVTTEAGRQPWVIYGLLKTRDAASYLGAGSLTISLLAFLVVYAVIFSIGIYYMLQLIRKEPTAPLPQGGPGEERHPKRPMSATSESIDG
- the cydB gene encoding cytochrome d ubiquinol oxidase subunit II; the protein is MFEQMSALPIAWLAIIGLAIAMYVVLDGFTLGIGILFPFFKGKEDRDVMMGTASPVWDGNQTWMILAGAGLYGAFPLVYATVLPALYLPLVLMLLALIFRGIAFEFRAKSTRYRHMFDMAFSCGAIIATFAEGIVLGGIIHGLNVDLDQRHFAGGVLDWLTPFSVFTGLALICGYALLGASWMVVKTEGAIQRRAYNFVRPLSLLVLLAMAVVAVWTPIHNVQVFERWSTVPGAVLMVVLAIIAIALCLSIISGISKRKERSIFAKVIGLFLVGLAGLLVSFFPVIIPPYITIFQAASSEKSQFFLIVGYLVIIPLVLGYTVYSYYVFRGKVRAENLSHY
- a CDS encoding biotin--[acetyl-CoA-carboxylase] ligase, whose amino-acid sequence is MDFRELIRLMSDGAFHSGEQLGEVLGVSRTAIWKQLRKLEALGIQVEGIRGQGYRLAQPIELLDGARIVSHLTAPARQGLSRLFVEMSLDSTNSFILRRFSQKAGHGEVCLAEMQVSGRGRRGRQWVASLGQGLCVSLGWRFDTSASHLEGLSLAIGVEVAQMLESMSVPVRLKWPNDLLVMRDDGVLCKLGGVLVELRGDVNGPCEVVAGLGLNVNETPTLEELPQPVTSIATHAGTVSRNEIAANLISRLLAMFERFEREGFAPWRDEWNRYHAYRDMDVDIVQGVQQWQGRALNVDGNGNLEVMRDGRLQKLSGGEISIRKYS
- a CDS encoding type III pantothenate kinase → MILDLDIGNTLSKWRLKERSSNQIKARGAVWTHEEWRPGEDIPDLGIVEVVRISNVARSEVLIETVGMLSKRVMSVHVARSESEALGVRNGYEHPGLLGVDRWLGVLAGYRLSQGCVVVDCGSAITMDIVLPGGEHLGGYILPGLRLMKESLRLNTRNVPIDPDSEPATLRVPGKKTLDAVGHGVYMTAVSTIDRLYAEACDRYGAVLPLFVTGGDSEIIARGLKMPHAVWRDMVYGGLEALFPVTQNECNGQMTGAPVVPPVESLEWLRKGLAFSSLL
- the secE gene encoding preprotein translocase subunit SecE, producing MKKNTGVQAASRFDAVKWLVAILLIALAVVGNALFDTQPLPYRILGVIIVAGLGLAAGFSTSKGHALIELGRNAKKEIQRVVWPTRQETTQTTVIVIAAVFIVGLFLWLIDTLLGYGVFYIVNR
- the nusG gene encoding transcription termination/antitermination protein NusG; the encoded protein is MAMRWYVVHAYSGFEKQVLRSLKERVRLHEMEDQFGEILVPTEEVVEMRDGKRRKSERKFYPGYVLVEMDMNDATWHLVNETPRVMGFIGGTPEKPAPITQREAEAILRRVQDGSDKPRPKTVFDAGETVRVIDGPFADFNGVVEEVNYEKSRLQVSVLIFGRATPVELEFSQVVKE
- the rplK gene encoding 50S ribosomal protein L11, which translates into the protein MAKKVQAYIKLQVAAGKANPSPPVGPALGQHGVNIMEFCKAFNAQTQGIEPGLPTPVVITVYSDRSFTFITKTPPAAVLLKKAAGIKSGSGEPNKKKVGTVTRAQLEEIARTKEPDMTAGDLEAAVRCIAGTARSMGLNVEGL
- the rplA gene encoding 50S ribosomal protein L1 gives rise to the protein MAKLTKRMKAIREKVDANKQYSVEEAVALLAELSSVKFKESVDVAVNLGVDPRKSDQVVRGATVMPNGTGKDVRVAVFAQGAAADAAREAGAEIVGMDDLAAEIKGGKMDFDVVIAAPDAMRVVGQLGQILGPRGLMPNPKVGTVTPDVAGAVKNAKAGQVRFRTDKNGIIHTTVGKVDFAADAIKGNVEALLADLKKLKPSSSKGIYLQKVTLSTTMGPGLTIDTSSLS
- the rplJ gene encoding 50S ribosomal protein L10, which translates into the protein MALGLEGKKAIVAEVNEAAKAALSVVVADSRGVTVDAMTSLRKQARENGVVLRVVRNTLARRALEGTAYECLNEAFVGPTLLAFSTDHPGAGARLFKEFAKSQEAFEVKALAYEGELIPAADLDRLATLPTMDEALAKLLSVMKEASAGKLARTFAALRDKKQEEEAAA
- the rplL gene encoding 50S ribosomal protein L7/L12, yielding MALSKDDIINAVAEMTVMEVAELVTAMEEKFGVSAAAAVVAGPAAGGEAAEEKTEFDLVLTDAGEKKVNTIKAVREITGLGLKEAKAAVDGAPATLKEAMPKDEAEAAVKKLVEAGAKAELK
- the rpoB gene encoding DNA-directed RNA polymerase subunit beta, which encodes MAYSYTEKKRIRKDFGKLPQVLDVPYLLAIQLDSYHDFLQQDLPAASRRETGLHAAFNSVFPIESFSGNAVLEYVSYRFGTPAFDVKECQLRGVTYSAPLRVKVRLVIFDKESANKAVKDIKEQEVYMGEIPLMTDNGTFIINGTERVIVSQLHRSPGVFFDHDKGKSHSSGKLLYSARIIPYRGSWLDFEFDPRDNVFVRIDRRRKLPATVLLRALGMSQEEILGKFFDTSVFHIENNGFSVELVPARLRGETASFEIRDADLNVIVEEGRRITQKHIRQMEKANITRLRVPMEYLFGKVLAHDQINPDTGELIFECNTEITPEVIEALGKAGITRIETLYTNDLDAGSFISDTLKVDTSSSQLEALVEIYRMMRPGEPPTKDAAETLFNNLFFSEDRYDLSAVGRMKFNRRLRRDSDEGPGILTHDDIIDVLKELINIRNGYGEVDDIDHLGNRRIRSVGEMAENQFRVGLVRVERAVKERLSMAESEGLMPQDLINAKPVAAAVKEFFGSSQLSQFMDQNNPLSEVTHKRRVSALGPGGLTRERAGFEVRDVHVTHYGRLCPIETPEGPNIGLINSLATYSRTNSYGFLETPYRKVVDQKVTDEVVHLSAIEEGDFVIAQASAGVDEEGRLCDDLVQVRHKGETTFMSPEKVTLMDVSPRQVVSVAAALIPFLEHDDANRALMGSNMQRQAVPTLKSDKPLVGTGMERFVARDSGVCAVARRGGKVDSVDAKRIVIRVNEDEIVGGEAGVDIYNLTKYVRSNQNTCQNQRPIVQPGDMISRGDILADGTSVDMGDLALGQNMRIAFMPWNGFNFEDSMLISERVVQDDRFTTVHIQELTCVSRDTKLGPEEITSDIPNVGEAALNKLDESGIVYIGAEINPGDILVGKVTPKGETQLTPEEKLLRAIFGEKASDVKDTSLRASTGMRGTVIDVQVFTRDGVEKDPRALSIEQTQLAEVRKDLQETFRIAEKATFERLHRVLSGEAVNGGPRLKKGDVVEGSYLDSLPHDQWFSLRMQDEALNELLAQANEQLESRRKEMEERFEDKKRKLTQGDDLAPGVLKIVKVYLAVKRRIQPGDKMAGRHGNKGVISAIQPVENMPFDKFGTPVDFVLNPLGVPSRMNVGQILETHLGMAAFGLGEKVNRMLKDVRGQQVKEIREFLDQVYNKTGGRKEELDSFSDEEIIDLAKNLSRGVPIATPVFDGAKESEIKELLRLADIPESGQVELYDGRNGEKFDRPVTVGYMYMLKLNHLVDDKMHARSTGSYSLVTQQPLGGKAQFGGQRFGEMEVWALEAYGAAYTLQEMLTVKSDDVEGRTKMYKSIVDGDHTMQAGMPESFNVLVKEIRSLGIDIELEG